From a single Phalacrocorax aristotelis chromosome 1, bGulAri2.1, whole genome shotgun sequence genomic region:
- the LOC142061584 gene encoding immunoglobulin superfamily member 2-like isoform X2: MGLAWYLVAAFLLLLLGLSTGQRVVTVQKGPLYRVRGSHVTLWCKVSGYQGPAEQNFQWSIYLPLAPEREVQIVSTIDSSFTYAIYTQRVRSRGIYVERVQGDAVLLHITELQDRDAGEYECHTPNTDERYFGSYSAKTNLSVIADTLSAFMAPKVLTCAEGDAVELTCEVSKSTAQHTHLSVGWYRLQGAAGERRAEEVLILSKDFVLRPGSMYMQRFLAGDVQLNKIGNTTYKLSIRGVELSDQGQLYCEAAEWIEDPDETWKDISRKQTGRTSLAVTSQGEDLSVDITAAEISLSEGDTLQLSCTVGVQKGSSRQFQVLWLLNSMKVARVDPHGILIWEEEYEERANLGQLRAFKQSNTVYVLTIYEVGLKDNGTYHCSVSEMKTPGDFHSIQTKLSSGIQIDVKPIGLGLHATLRTRIATVTYGQSFELVCQVSSSYTLKEVPVSVGWLFRPSPPTGHYHELVRVLPNGTMAWGAAQPHFQEKAQLTKAATSFRLRIHNAVAANEGMYQCEVEVWRKKTLTMGPSAATTRSNVVGIKVVLPDATPLKIVRANYSSILEYGAEFSSPAQKSRFLSQRVSSNIFWLRILSADPRDQGRYYCVVEEWLWLVDSWYKLGEGASGMTTLEFKLPEHKLHLEKMNHSISSREGEEVTLHCLLRGAHLPPTSWPPGFRGRRAAAPGPCSPCTTAAPLSTTACTSTSGNFSLMLRSMEKGDAGVYHCQVQECQLQSEGKDWGLQAPTHTGYTQLTTVLPESTVFSRICSSPSLLNFILYLPLVLFLLLALAGFCWYLKFHKKGNIPGDQAMEL, translated from the exons ATGGGGCTGGCGTGGTACCTGGTGGCTGCTTTCCTCCTACTCCTCCTAG GTTTGAGCACTGGCCAACGGGTGGTGACTGTCCAGAAGGGGCCCCTCTACCGTGTGAGGGGGTCCCACGTCACGCTGTGGTGCAAGGTGAGCGGCTACCAGGGCCCGGCGGAGCAGAACTTCCAGTGGTCCATCTACCTGCCCTTGGCCCCTGAGCGGGAGGTGCAGATCGTCAGCACCATCGACTCTTCCTTCACCTATGCCATCTACACCCAGCGCGTGCGCAGCCGGGGGATCTACGTGGAGCGGGTGCAGGGGGACGCTGTCCTGCTGCACATCACCGAGCTGCAGGACCGGGATGCCGGGGAGTACGAGTGCCACACACCCAACACCGACGAGAGGTACTTTGGGAGCTACAGCGCCAAGACGAACCTCTCAG TGATCGCAGACACCCTCTCAGCTTTCATGGCGCCCAAGGTCCTCACCTGTGCTGAAGGGGATGCAGTGGAGCTCACCTGTGAGGTGTCCAAATCCACCGCCCAGCACACACATCTCTCTGTTGGCTGGTACCGTcttcagggagcagcaggagagcGCCGTGCCGAGGAGGTCCTCATCCTCTCCAAGGACTTTGTCTTGAGGCCGGGGTCCATGTACATGCAGAGGTTTCTGGCAGGGGATGTGCAGCTGAATAAGATTGGAAACACCACGTACAAGCTCTCCATCAGGGGAGTGGAGTTGTCTGACCAGGGGCAGCTGTACTGTGAGGCAGCCGAGTGGATTGAGGATCCCGATGAGACATGGAAGGACATCTCCCGCAAGCAAACAGGGAGGACATCGCTGGCAGTCACGAGCCAGG GTGAAGACCTCTCAGTGGACATTACTGCTGCTGAAATCTCCCTTTCTGAAGGTGATACCTTGCAGCTGAGTTGCACGGTGGGAGTCcagaagggcagcagcaggcaatTTCAAGTGCTTTGGCTCCTCAACAGCATGAAAGTGGCCAGGGTTGACCCCCATGGGATACTGATTTGGGAGGAAGAATATGAAGAGAGAGCCAATCTGGGGCAGCTCCGAGCATTCAAACAAAGCAACACGGTTTATGTCCTCACCATCTACGAGGTGGGACTGAAGGACAATGGTACATACCACTGCTCTGTTTCGGAGATGAAGACTCCTGGAGACTTTCACAGCATCCAAACCAAACTGTCGTCAGGCATCCAAATTGACGTGAAGCCGATAG GTCTCGGTCTGCACGCCACGCTGAGAACCCGAATTGCTACCGTCACATATGGGCAGAGTTTTGAACTCGTCTGCCAAGTGAGCTCTAGCTACACCCTCAAGGAAGTGCCAGTGTCTGTGGGGTGGCTGTTCCGGCCCAGCCCACCCACAGGCCACTACCATGAGCTGGTCCGTGTTCTTCCCAACGGCACCATGGCCTGGGGGGCAGCACAGCCACACTTTCAGGAGAAAGCCCAGCTGACGAAGGCTGCCACCTCCTTCAGGCTGCGCATCCACAATGCTGTGGCTGCCAATGAGGGGATGTACCAGTGTGAGGTGGAGGTCTGGAGGAAGAAGACCCTGACGATGGGGCCGTCAGCAGCCACCACCAGGTCCAATGTCGTGGGGATAAAGGTGGTGCTGCCAG ATGCAACCCCCCTGAAAATCGTAAGGGCCAACTACAGCAGCATACTGGAATACGGGGCTGAGTTCAGCTCTCCTGCACAAAAGTCCCGGTTCCTGAGCCAGAGGGTGTCCAGCAACATTTTCTGGCTGCGCATACTCTCTGCAGACCCCAGGGACCAGGGCAGGTACTACTGTGTGGTAGAGGAATGGCTCTGGCTGGTGGACAGCTGGTACAAACTCGGAGAGGGAGCATCGGGAATGACCACGCTGGAGTTCAAACTTCCAG AGCACAAACTGCACCTGGAGAAAATGAACCACAGCATCTCATCGAGGGAGGGCGAAGAGGTGACACTGCACTGCCTGCTGCGGGGTGCCCACCTGCCACCCACCTCTTGGCCACCTGGTTTCAGGGGGAGGAGAGCGGCTGCGCCAGGCCCCTGCTCACCCTGCACCACAGCAGCACCATTGAGTACCACTGCCTGCACCTCCACCTCTGGCAACTTCAGCCTGATGCTGCGCAGCATGGAGAAAGGCGATGCTGGGGTGTACCACTGCCAGGTGCAGGAATGTCAGCTGCAGAGTGAGGGGAAGGACTGGGGTCTGCAAGCCCCGACACACACAGGGTACACTCAGCTCACCACCGTCCTGCCAG agtcAACTGTTTTTTCTAGGATCTGCTCATCCCCATCACTGCTGAACTTCATCCTATACTTAccactggttttgtttcttctcctggCCCTTGCTGGCTTCTGCTGGTACTTAAAATTCCACAAAAAGGGCAACATCCCAGGAGACCAAGCAATGGAACTTTAA
- the LOC142061584 gene encoding immunoglobulin superfamily member 2-like isoform X1: MGLAWYLVAAFLLLLLGLSTGQRVVTVQKGPLYRVRGSHVTLWCKVSGYQGPAEQNFQWSIYLPLAPEREVQIVSTIDSSFTYAIYTQRVRSRGIYVERVQGDAVLLHITELQDRDAGEYECHTPNTDERYFGSYSAKTNLSVIADTLSAFMAPKVLTCAEGDAVELTCEVSKSTAQHTHLSVGWYRLQGAAGERRAEEVLILSKDFVLRPGSMYMQRFLAGDVQLNKIGNTTYKLSIRGVELSDQGQLYCEAAEWIEDPDETWKDISRKQTGRTSLAVTSQGEDLSVDITAAEISLSEGDTLQLSCTVGVQKGSSRQFQVLWLLNSMKVARVDPHGILIWEEEYEERANLGQLRAFKQSNTVYVLTIYEVGLKDNGTYHCSVSEMKTPGDFHSIQTKLSSGIQIDVKPIGLGLHATLRTRIATVTYGQSFELVCQVSSSYTLKEVPVSVGWLFRPSPPTGHYHELVRVLPNGTMAWGAAQPHFQEKAQLTKAATSFRLRIHNAVAANEGMYQCEVEVWRKKTLTMGPSAATTRSNVVGIKVVLPESKLQVSTKESSVEIANGADTAIECSIMFAQNNSQFAVTWYLLPSPPADATPLKIVRANYSSILEYGAEFSSPAQKSRFLSQRVSSNIFWLRILSADPRDQGRYYCVVEEWLWLVDSWYKLGEGASGMTTLEFKLPEHKLHLEKMNHSISSREGEEVTLHCLLRGAHLPPTSWPPGFRGRRAAAPGPCSPCTTAAPLSTTACTSTSGNFSLMLRSMEKGDAGVYHCQVQECQLQSEGKDWGLQAPTHTGYTQLTTVLPESTVFSRICSSPSLLNFILYLPLVLFLLLALAGFCWYLKFHKKGNIPGDQAMEL; encoded by the exons ATGGGGCTGGCGTGGTACCTGGTGGCTGCTTTCCTCCTACTCCTCCTAG GTTTGAGCACTGGCCAACGGGTGGTGACTGTCCAGAAGGGGCCCCTCTACCGTGTGAGGGGGTCCCACGTCACGCTGTGGTGCAAGGTGAGCGGCTACCAGGGCCCGGCGGAGCAGAACTTCCAGTGGTCCATCTACCTGCCCTTGGCCCCTGAGCGGGAGGTGCAGATCGTCAGCACCATCGACTCTTCCTTCACCTATGCCATCTACACCCAGCGCGTGCGCAGCCGGGGGATCTACGTGGAGCGGGTGCAGGGGGACGCTGTCCTGCTGCACATCACCGAGCTGCAGGACCGGGATGCCGGGGAGTACGAGTGCCACACACCCAACACCGACGAGAGGTACTTTGGGAGCTACAGCGCCAAGACGAACCTCTCAG TGATCGCAGACACCCTCTCAGCTTTCATGGCGCCCAAGGTCCTCACCTGTGCTGAAGGGGATGCAGTGGAGCTCACCTGTGAGGTGTCCAAATCCACCGCCCAGCACACACATCTCTCTGTTGGCTGGTACCGTcttcagggagcagcaggagagcGCCGTGCCGAGGAGGTCCTCATCCTCTCCAAGGACTTTGTCTTGAGGCCGGGGTCCATGTACATGCAGAGGTTTCTGGCAGGGGATGTGCAGCTGAATAAGATTGGAAACACCACGTACAAGCTCTCCATCAGGGGAGTGGAGTTGTCTGACCAGGGGCAGCTGTACTGTGAGGCAGCCGAGTGGATTGAGGATCCCGATGAGACATGGAAGGACATCTCCCGCAAGCAAACAGGGAGGACATCGCTGGCAGTCACGAGCCAGG GTGAAGACCTCTCAGTGGACATTACTGCTGCTGAAATCTCCCTTTCTGAAGGTGATACCTTGCAGCTGAGTTGCACGGTGGGAGTCcagaagggcagcagcaggcaatTTCAAGTGCTTTGGCTCCTCAACAGCATGAAAGTGGCCAGGGTTGACCCCCATGGGATACTGATTTGGGAGGAAGAATATGAAGAGAGAGCCAATCTGGGGCAGCTCCGAGCATTCAAACAAAGCAACACGGTTTATGTCCTCACCATCTACGAGGTGGGACTGAAGGACAATGGTACATACCACTGCTCTGTTTCGGAGATGAAGACTCCTGGAGACTTTCACAGCATCCAAACCAAACTGTCGTCAGGCATCCAAATTGACGTGAAGCCGATAG GTCTCGGTCTGCACGCCACGCTGAGAACCCGAATTGCTACCGTCACATATGGGCAGAGTTTTGAACTCGTCTGCCAAGTGAGCTCTAGCTACACCCTCAAGGAAGTGCCAGTGTCTGTGGGGTGGCTGTTCCGGCCCAGCCCACCCACAGGCCACTACCATGAGCTGGTCCGTGTTCTTCCCAACGGCACCATGGCCTGGGGGGCAGCACAGCCACACTTTCAGGAGAAAGCCCAGCTGACGAAGGCTGCCACCTCCTTCAGGCTGCGCATCCACAATGCTGTGGCTGCCAATGAGGGGATGTACCAGTGTGAGGTGGAGGTCTGGAGGAAGAAGACCCTGACGATGGGGCCGTCAGCAGCCACCACCAGGTCCAATGTCGTGGGGATAAAGGTGGTGCTGCCAG AAAGCAAGCTTCAGGTATCTACGAAAGAGAGCTCTGTGGAGATTGCCAACGGTGCTGACACAGCCATCGAGTGCAGCATCATGTTTGCCCAGAATAATTCTCAGTTCGCAGTTACTTGGTACCTCCTACCTTCTCCTCCGGCAGATGCAACCCCCCTGAAAATCGTAAGGGCCAACTACAGCAGCATACTGGAATACGGGGCTGAGTTCAGCTCTCCTGCACAAAAGTCCCGGTTCCTGAGCCAGAGGGTGTCCAGCAACATTTTCTGGCTGCGCATACTCTCTGCAGACCCCAGGGACCAGGGCAGGTACTACTGTGTGGTAGAGGAATGGCTCTGGCTGGTGGACAGCTGGTACAAACTCGGAGAGGGAGCATCGGGAATGACCACGCTGGAGTTCAAACTTCCAG AGCACAAACTGCACCTGGAGAAAATGAACCACAGCATCTCATCGAGGGAGGGCGAAGAGGTGACACTGCACTGCCTGCTGCGGGGTGCCCACCTGCCACCCACCTCTTGGCCACCTGGTTTCAGGGGGAGGAGAGCGGCTGCGCCAGGCCCCTGCTCACCCTGCACCACAGCAGCACCATTGAGTACCACTGCCTGCACCTCCACCTCTGGCAACTTCAGCCTGATGCTGCGCAGCATGGAGAAAGGCGATGCTGGGGTGTACCACTGCCAGGTGCAGGAATGTCAGCTGCAGAGTGAGGGGAAGGACTGGGGTCTGCAAGCCCCGACACACACAGGGTACACTCAGCTCACCACCGTCCTGCCAG agtcAACTGTTTTTTCTAGGATCTGCTCATCCCCATCACTGCTGAACTTCATCCTATACTTAccactggttttgtttcttctcctggCCCTTGCTGGCTTCTGCTGGTACTTAAAATTCCACAAAAAGGGCAACATCCCAGGAGACCAAGCAATGGAACTTTAA